The genomic DNA GGAAGTTCTGTAATAACTGCATCATGACCTTTCATTCCTGGTTGACCTTCTGTTGAAAAGATTATTTTATCAATTGGTACTTCCTGCGATGAAAATGTTTCATTTAACGACTAAAAAAATGTCTCAGCTGCAGCAGATCCTTGTCCGTAATTATGGTTCGCTGGTAAGTCGACCTGAACAGTAGAATCCTCATAAGCTATTACGGCGTTTAAAGGATAATAATTTGAAAGTCCCCATTCTTGTTCAGAGAGACTTGAGGACATTTCCATGAATTGTTCAAACCAGTTTTTTGCCTCATCTTTATCAACTAGTATTGTAACAGGAACGATATTTTGAATATTTTCATCAGGAATTGCGTAAATGATTTTATCATATTTTTTCAAATCCTCTTCATATACAGCGGTAATCGCTTGTTCAGTAGAAGTTGGCTTCATATTTTCATTCTCGTTAGACAGCTCCATATCTTGTATAACTTCCATTTTCTCTGTAGAAATGGAGTGATTGTCGCTCGTTTTACTGATTAAATCATTATTAGCTTCATCTTTTGCCTCTTGATTAGCAGAACGATTTAAATCTAAAAAACCTGGTGTTAAAATTAAAAATAAAAGTAAAGAAACGGCACCAGCAAAAGCTGGCATCATCCAATTTTGCTTTTTACGCTTTTTTATCTTTGAGGAAATATTTTGATAAATGTCACGCGGATCACGATAATCGGTCACTTTCGGCATTTGCCTTAATAGTTCCTCAAGCTGTTCATCGTCCCACTTTGACTTTTTCATCAGCTATTCCCTCCTTTTCACTTAGTTCTTCTAAATGTTTTTTAAGCATTTTTAAAGCTCGGTGTTGGGTTGTTTTTACTTTACTTTCTGTCCATCCTAAAGCAGCTGCAGTTTCAATAATCGATAAATCTTGAAAATACCGCATAATAATAACGATCTTTTGATCAACTGTACACTGATCAAGACAGCGGTATATTAATTGAATTTCATCATTTTTTGTAGCAATCTCTTCTGGAAGCGGCTGGGTATCATCCTTTACTTGTTGTGTAGACCAATCAAATCGTTCGAATAAAACCTTTTTCCAGCCTTTTTGCCTTCGAAAAAAATCGATTGCTACATTCCTTGCAATTGAAAAAAGCCATGTTTTCTCACTACTCTTCCCCTCAAAGCGCCCATATGATTTTAAAACACGTATATATACTTCTTGAACAAGGTCTTCTGCTTGCTCGCGATTTTTCACCATATAAAAAAGAAATTGAAAGACATCATGATGGTATTTTTCATAGAGCTCTTCAAAAACGGAGTCCAATTCATCCCCCTCCCCGTTTAGTCAATTAGTCGAATTTGTATCAAAAAAAGTTACACATCAAATGATAAATGTTTTGAGTAAAAAATGGAAGGTATTAATTTTATTTTTTTCATAATAAAATGAAACTTTTATTCACTGTAACAAAACAGTCAGAAATAGGAGTTCATCGATCTTTAAACTAAAGAAGTTTTTCTAGTTGTAGATACTTTAACTATTACTTTGTTTTTTCTATAAAGTTAAAAAAAGAAGCTCATCCATAAAACAGATGAGCAGATGGATTAATTTTTTAATAAACTTTTGTTTCATAAGGAACAAGATTTTTCCACACAATATATAATATTATTCAGTCTTTCGTGGGATATAAAAAGAAAATGTCGTACCTTGTCCGAGTTTACTCTGTACAGAAATATGGCCTTTATGTGCATCGATTATGTTTTTAGCAATTGCTAAACCAAGCCCAGTTCCTGATCTCCCCCTCG from Bacillus aquiflavi includes the following:
- the sigX gene encoding RNA polymerase sigma factor SigX, which gives rise to MDSVFEELYEKYHHDVFQFLFYMVKNREQAEDLVQEVYIRVLKSYGRFEGKSSEKTWLFSIARNVAIDFFRRQKGWKKVLFERFDWSTQQVKDDTQPLPEEIATKNDEIQLIYRCLDQCTVDQKIVIIMRYFQDLSIIETAAALGWTESKVKTTQHRALKMLKKHLEELSEKEGIADEKVKVGR